Part of the Pangasianodon hypophthalmus isolate fPanHyp1 chromosome 9, fPanHyp1.pri, whole genome shotgun sequence genome is shown below.
TGTAATTGTCAGTCAACACCATAAAGTAACAGTATGAGCAAGGTTCAATCtggattttgtttatttacagaaaactataaTCATGATATTGAGGCTTATGGGAATATAattttatagtgtatatttatagtttAAGCAGCAAGCATGATCACACTccttgatttgttttcttttccttcctaaCGAGCTTCCAGTAAAGACACCATGTCAGTAATATAAATCACCGCAACTGAATTATCGAAGATTTGAAAGCATTCATCATTTGATCTCTGAGTgctgaatgtgtttttaaaagctGAAACAGATTTAAACACGTGTTAAAAAGGAAGTGTGCTGATACCAGCAAAAGACAAATGGTGGATTGGATTTCAGAGGGGaattaaaaagagaataaattCTATCCAACCATGTAATAAATGTAAGTAGAAATATCAGAGAAAAGTTACAGTAAAAACAATGTAAAGCAGGTTAAAGAAGGTTAACAACAACCAGTGAGTTATTCAGCAAAGCAAATGTGTTCACgctaaagtgttttttttttttgtttgtttttttttaacaatttgttTTGGAACCggtaatatttacatataaaagagACTTTTTGCTATAATtgattttaacatatttatatctatatttgaAATACAAGGGATTTTTGTGCCCAAGAgtttaactgaactgaatttgggaagagaaggagaaaaaaaaaaaaaaaaaaaaaaaaaaaaattttgtaccttctttaaagaataaaaatattggcTGGTCAGATCAGATTCATACCCCTGGCTCATATGCTGTATTTATTggcaggaaaaggaaaaaaaagaaaaaaaaaaaaaaaaagacatatctGGCATATTATTCAGTGATGGTTCATAACGGTGTACTCCAGAAATACTTTCTGTCTCTTGTTTACTTCACAACACACCCTTACATGAAGCATAATCTAAATTAAAAGATCAGACAAAACTGAGAACTGGGTGGGTGTGgcttaatattctaatgagcgcCACCGACTGACAGCCCGGACGGAGACTCAGAACCTGCTGGAAAATTCACACAGAATGAAATACAACAGCACAAGCAATGTTTTGACAGTTTTGGTGAAGGTGCAGCTTAGATAAGCTCGACCCAAGATAAGGACCGTGCAGATTCCATCAAAAGGGTTAAAACTGAAGTGAAGCTTACAGATAAAAACAGAGTTAAAATGCAAAGTCTTACAAGTTTGTGAAAAGGTTGCTTGTcagacacgtgtgtgtgtgtgtgtgtgtgtgtgtgtgtgtgtgtgtctaactcACGGGTAGCTCGTCCTTGTGTGTCCAGACGCCACTACACTGCCTCTGCTCGATGACCTGCTTAATGTTCATCAACACGGGCAGGGCCATGCAACCTGACGCAAAGCTgaggaagacacacacacacacacacacacacacacacaattataataACAGTTAGCTAAGCTAAtcaaaaacaaactgaacagGGGTTGCTAAATAAGGGCTGTGACCCTCACAGAAACTCAGTCTcctcttctgttttattttataaattaatattacaaatattgcTCTAATTATGAAGCCACAttctgtgtgttactgttttgaaatgttacaaCAAGTTCCCTTCAAACTAGACACACTTAAATGCAGAGCGTGCATGCTGTGTTAGGCTTTTTCTGCTATCTTGACACGCTGGACTTCAGCAACACATATTCCTCCATTCTTTTACTTCCCATATTTCCTCAACAACTTGAAGTGGCTCTGACTCCAAAAATATGcaaacacatttactgaataTGGATTAAGTTATAATTTAACAAATctggggaaggaaaaaaaaaaaaaaaaaaaaaaatgcagggtGGTCAAAGCTTGGGgttgcagaaagaaagaaagtaaaatatcCATCTGGGGTCGTCTGCCTAAAAAAGTTCAGGAACAGAAACTGAAACTTCCTTTATACCCAGCCTTTTAGAGATGGATTAAAgtgtaaaaagttaaaaaaaaaataaaaataaaaaaaaaaaacagctgtcaCTGTTAGGAAACACATGACAGACAAGTGTTATTAGGTTACTAGGGGAAGAGGGCGGGGCCTACGTAGGCATGGCATGTTGACTTTGCATATTTCTGTGcctttttctgtatttaacaaaattttgtggaagagaggggaaaaaaaaaaaaaagcatagtgTAGTCTTATGTAATAGCTTTGCCAGATATCGATCCACAAACCTACTAAAAATATCGCTGAACCCCTCTCGCTGTAATAAAATCTCAtctatttaaacacacacacacaataaataaataaataaataaataaataaataaataaataaataaacaaacaccatAAAGTAACAGTATGAGCAAGGTTCAATCtggattttgtttatttacagaaaactataaTCATGATATTGAGGCTTATGGGAATATAattttatagtgtatatttatagtttAAGCAGCAAGCATGGTCACACTccttgatttgttttcttttcctgtctAGCGAGCTTCCAGTAAAGACACCATGTCAGTAATATAAATCACCGCAACTGAATTATCGAAGATTTGAAAGCATTCATCATTTGATCTGAAACAGATTTAAACACGTGTTAAAAAGGAAGTGTGCTGATACCAGCAAAAGACAAATGGTGGATTGGATTTCAGAGGGGaattaaaaagagaataaattCAATCCAACCACGTAATAAATGTAAGTAGAAATATCAGAGAAAAGttacagtaaaaatgtaaagcagGTTAAAGAAGGTTAACAACAACCAGTGAGTTATTCAGCAAAGCAAATGTGTTCACgctaaagtgtttttaaaaaaaaaaaacaaaaaaaaaaaaaaaaaacacaatttgttttggaactggaaatatttacatataaaagagACCtataattgatttttattatatttatatctatatttgaAATACAAGGGATTTTTGTATCCAAGAGTTTaactgaatataataaataaataaataaataccttctttaaaagaataaaaatactgGCTGGTTAGATCAATATTTTTAATCGGCTGATGCTCAAGGTTTTAGTATCGGTATCAGTAAAGAAAAAGTGGCATTGTGCAAtctctattttttatttctaataaatcatggaaggttttttttttcgttctcTCGCCACCCATGCTGGATGCTTGTTCAAcgttaaaatgaaaatgtacactGTAATAAATCCTGTCTTGCACCAAGTATCATTTCTGctaaaatttcatgaatatCATGGATATCACCAGATATCATGGATTTCTCGGTGTAGAAGTGAGAAATCCCACAGGTATGTGAGCGGAGGAGTGATTTATCCATCCGCCTACCGCTCTGGACCCCTGCTGAACTTCCCCCCACTGCTGACTGATATCAGTGCTTCAGAACAGAGTACACACTTCACATGCAAGTGAAAACAGAGTTAAGCTGCTGTTAGCcgtacagaaataataataataattaaaaaatattaagtatATTATGTATGCATTATtgatttagatatttattatatatttatattattattattatctttaaacTGCATTAATTATCTTTAAACAGCATTAAATTCATCGCCTTTAAATGCAATACATCAATTAAAAACATCAATTActaaataaaagacaataaaatatcgatatcgtgataaacTGTGCTACAATACAATTGTTTAGAAAAAAACTGTGTATGTTAAATAATTACAACCTGATAACTGATgtttaaattttgtaaaaattcaGCACAGATTTTCAACATTAATAATCAATTGTAATTATTTACAAACTGATCTCGGAAAAATGTATCGTGGCAcaattaaactgtaaataattaaataattttttttttccctttttcagtttattatcTTGCCATCaaactcagttttttttatttatttatttttagtcactACTGCTTTGCTGGCAGCTTGTTAGTAAACGTATATCGCGATACATATCGTGTTCACAGAAATGTCTTCATGTATTGCGATatgatatttctgtcatatcGTCCAGCCCTAAAGTGTGAACGTATGACAGAATGAGGTGTCTGACCTGACGCTGAGCGGAGACTCTACGGACAGGCCGAGCAGGGCGCAGGCGTCCCGGGTGAAGATGTTGCAGATCTCGGCCCACTGGTTGGTCTCGAGCAGACTGCGGTACGGAGAGTTCTCGATGCCGTTACGCAGGTAAACCAGGCTGCCCATTAACACCTggatatctacacacacacacacacacacacacacacacacacacacacgaaccaGACAGtaaaccacacagacagaacTATACTATTGTATAATtgtagctgattttttttaattaccaaaaaaaaaaaaaaaaaaaaaaaaaaaaaaagcccaaaggCTATCGACAGGATCTCTGAAGCTCCAGGTTAATTCTAATCCTCTAGCAGCAGTAAGTTGTGTTACAGAAGAACAACGAGGAAAAaagtcaaatgaaaaaaaaaaaaaaaaaaaggtttttcagTTATGTTTATAAAATCTAACCTGCTGATGAATTTAGCtaacctttttcattttttcaataTAATACTGATATCCAGAgccaataaacagatttaaaatgtatttttgttaaacaaagtaaaacataagtgttgatgtgatgtttttttgttaggagacatttatggaagtctCACGTGTAAGCGTTTTGTATCAGTCACAGtgttcagagacagagacagagagagcgagagagcgagagagagagagagagagagagagagcgagagaggctggtgagggaataactgtttattgcGGCATTAACATGAGAACATTAACTAATTTTTctctcggatgttccacaacattaaatccaactataaaccattaaagcGCGCAATGTGTcgttcattattaaattaaacattgtaattgtcgGCAAATGGCTGTGGTgcaagaggaataacacactccagaccgtgcGGTTGTACAAAATTAATGTACACATGAAACTagcagaggggaaaaaaaaaaaaaacaataaaaaaacaacccatctagaaataggtttctGCAGTGTGCAGCTGAGAAGCGATGCTGTAAGGTGAGCTTTATTTCTCCGTGTCTCACCTCTCTGATGCTGGGCGGCGAACGGCTGGAAGTGGCGAGCGTAGTGCAGCGCCTCCAGCTGGTTTTCCACACCTCCGTTCAGCAGGCTGATGAAGTAGAGCCGGTGCAGCTTGAACTCCAGACTGCTGTTCAGATCCAGCAGCCTCTGTCGGTTCGTCACAGCCCATCTGgcagagacaacacacacacagacacacacagacacacacacacagacacacacacacagacacacacacacagacacacacacacagacacacacacacagacacacacacacagacacacacacacagagagagagagagagagtatgtaaCTAAACACGGTAGCAAAGCCGTCTTTTCTGGAAGTAGCCCAAGAGTCTGACTCTGCACTctcaacgtgtgtgtgtgtgtgtgtgtgtgtgtgtgtgtgtgtgtgtgtgtgtgtgcgtgccagGTTAAATTCCtgtgtagcaaaaacaataatacAATGGCAAATGATGATTCTCTTCTTTtccatcaccacacacacacacacacacacacacacacacacacacacacacacagacgttcTGTGGTATCAGTAAATTGCACAATGGATTTATTACAAACACAGTGACATTTGTTCAAAAGATTTCCTCgttttattacagaaataaaagccagaggaagTTATGAGCTCTACGCACTCTAGCGCCGGTCGGAGGTCCTGCATCCGTAAAGCCTCTAGAATGCGGTTGAGCTCCAGAAACGGCTGCTTCATGCTCATGTCGATGACCACGCCAGACTCCTGCCATGAAGAGAGGCGAATAATGTACTTTTCACAATTAGCACTTCACAGCAGCCAAAGTCCTAACCTCACGCAGTGTTCTGAAATCAGAATAAAAAGCTGTACCTGACAGAGGTCTTCAGCGACGCTCAGCATGCCCTGTCGGTACAGGTGCTCCACGATGGTCTCGCTGAGGTTCCTCTGCTTCTCGGACGAGTCCCACACCGTCTCGGCTACTACAGCGCTCACCTCCGCGTCGAAGTTCTGCAGAGCGTAAAGCCTCGTTACACCACGTTTAACACAGCACTGCACGACACGACACACTAGAGAGTCAGAGAACTTGGTACTGCACttattatttaaactttatGGAACAAACCATCAGAATTTTCTGTATGGTCTTGATAGGAAACATTTTTGATACAACAAGAATAAGCACTGCCTGAATAGGtgccttaggtttccatttttaattgattgaaacattcaacactgtaaaaaagtaaaagagctGAAAGACTATTAGCAGCACATAACTTGTGTAAAAACATTAGCTTCTATTTAAACATTAGCTCTGGCCAAGCTTCACTGATGTGCAAAACAAACTGTAACGGTGCAACGGTATTAAAGTCAGCGAGTACGCGCGCTggcaagtattttttttttttatctctgtagCCTCTCCTGAATTAAGGGAGAAAGAAAGCTACTCTTTTCAGGGAAGCAAATCTGGGCTTgatgaaatgtaaatttttattaCAACTACATGCACAATAAgatgtattttataataaactaTTATTAGGCAGCCTGCTGAATGTATTGTATGATACACTGACATCCAGATCCTCATAGCGAATGATACGATACACTATTTCTTTACAGCCCTGGAGAATTCGCCAAACGTCTACACTCTCAAACAGAGGGTGTACATGTTTGTTAACTACAGTGTGACAGAAgacatagacagaaagacagagacagtgacagaaagacagccattataagaaagaaagaaagaaattataaGGCAGAAAGAaataagacagacagacaaaaactataagaaagacagaaagacctAAAGAAATtataagacagaaagaaagaaattaaaagaacaAAGTAAATTATAAGAAAGAATTtataagaaagaaacaaacaaatgataaGAAAGAAAGGCCTTTATAAgtaagaaaatgaaagacagaCTTTATAAGAAAGAGATAAAGCGATGGCGGTGTGACTCACTCTGTCGATGGCTTTGCCCACTTTGGACACGCTGCCGTGGATGTCCTTGTGGCGAGAGGCGAGCATCTGCACCGTCTCCTTGATTTCCTTACAGCACTGCGCCATCGTCTGAGAAAGCACGGATAAATCTGTGTCCTGTACACCTGAGAGGaggaaaatcaaataaaaccCTTCAGCAGAGGCTCAAGAACATCCGAGatctctcactctgtcattAGGAGATTAAAACTGCGATAACGTCACTGAGTCCAAGAGCGCTTTCACAACTACTAGCCCATTAGTCACGTCCGAGTCGGAGAGAAGTAAAAACTTCTGGTTTGGATTCACGTTGCACATAATTCAACAAACTAAAAAGCTAAAAGTGACAGCTGAAAACCTGCTGctattggtcagaaatatgCCAATGGAAGAagtaaaaaaacagaagcaagccCTAACAAAGTGATCAGACTATTATATAAACTGTTTGTTTGTCCATATCTCCAGAACAAGTCGCATTTCCGCAGCACTACGGCTCAGTCCTTTGTCTCAGTTTGCAGccaccaagaaaaaaaaacaaacaaacaaacaaaaaaaaaaaactcaaacccaaacacacagcatgtctgactcacttcctgcagtcgagTCGATTAAGAGTCGAAATGCCTTCGGGTTGacttgggggcagtcgtggcctaatggatagcgagtcggacttgcaacctgtGAACCTGATGTTTGTGGGTTCGAgcctcaggtccagcagggattgtaggtggggggagtgaatgaccagcgcgctctctcccactctcaataccacgactgaggtgagacccttgagcaaggcaccgaacccccaactgctccccgggcgctgcagcaaaaaaggctgcccactgctgtgtgtgtgtgtgtgtgtgtgtgtgtgtgtgtgtgtgtgtgtatgcacttggatgggttaaatgcagagcacaaattccgagtatgggtcaccctacttggccacaagtcacttcactttttcttcactttttttgtaAGCGTACTCTCACTGCCTCGCTCATTTGCTCTCGGACCTGAGTGCGATCGCTGTGTTCCTCACTTTCCTGAAGAACCGCAGTGAGGAGGAGAACACACTGGGGTTCTGTCCATCAAACGGACTACACGCTGCATACGTGAAAGCATCCTGAGAGATCACAACTGGTCCTGCTCTCTGGAGGACACTCTGTCCCTCTGCCAAATATTACAGTGTTTAGAATAAAAATCGA
Proteins encoded:
- the rmnd5b gene encoding E3 ubiquitin-protein transferase RMND5B; amino-acid sequence: MEQCACVERELEKVLHRFVTYGHQSEERLDELLRNVCELRSQLVTFGVQDTDLSVLSQTMAQCCKEIKETVQMLASRHKDIHGSVSKVGKAIDRNFDAEVSAVVAETVWDSSEKQRNLSETIVEHLYRQGMLSVAEDLCQESGVVIDMSMKQPFLELNRILEALRMQDLRPALEWAVTNRQRLLDLNSSLEFKLHRLYFISLLNGGVENQLEALHYARHFQPFAAQHQRDIQVLMGSLVYLRNGIENSPYRSLLETNQWAEICNIFTRDACALLGLSVESPLSVSFASGCMALPVLMNIKQVIEQRQCSGVWTHKDELPIEIDLGKKCWYHSVFACPILRQQTSESNPPMKLICGHVISRDALNKLTNAGKLKCPYCPMEQNPSDAKQIYF